The region CTTCGGCGGATATCCCATCAGAACAAACGTTTTCAGCTGGTTAACGTCCGTATTTTGGCATCCTGGGATATAACACTGGTTCCTATCGTTGTCAACAACGTCTTCGTGAGTGAGTTGAAGTAGTTGATTTATTGCTTTCgatttaatataatctATGTGTTTGCACGAATTCGGCAGTTTTACTGATGGATAAAGGTTAGAATCCATACTTTCgataaattttgtttatgaGAAACAATAAAGTCCTGTTAAGAATACTTACACACATCTGGAGATTCTAGAGAATAAactttacatatttttgaaataaagAAAACAGTCATAGACCATAATTATGAtctgattttaaatttaagtttaaatttatttggaTAAATTAGCTGCTATATTACAAAGATTCAACTCTGAGCTGTTGCgattaaatgtgtaaggaATAAACCGAAACGATCATGAAAAATGACATTTCAGTGGTTTTAAATCGAAAAACTCTGGAATTAAGAGTAGTTATATCCATTTGTTCAGATTCCAAAATTCCAACCGTACACTATATTATATCATCATTttagaattaaaaattttttgTTGATCTTATacttttgtatttataattccagtttatattttagaatatatatattgtatattacaCCTTGGTTGCTTGTTTTAatcctttttaaatgtgttgaCAAATATGAAGCAAGAAGCCGATGAATGTTGGCTAATTTCATACACCAACCGCGATGGCGGTAATCGCGAAGAGCTATACACTCTGTTAAAGAAGCAATTGATGAAAAATCACACAATTCACGACATTGGTCTCTTCGACGTTCCATTCGACCTCAGGTTCAAGGCTTTCGATAACTTACTTTCGTGTGCCGATGAATTAGAAAAGGAAGACCAGACTGTTGAATCGTCTTTAAAGCGGGCTAGGCAGTTGGCCATGGACACTGACCCCAAAATGGAGCTCAAGGTACACTACGAGGGCAGGCAGTTTACTTTATCTAACTATATAACTCGATTTTCCTGGGACGATCGTAAATTCCCCAAGTATCTTCCATTATCTGAGAATTTGAAGAATTTATCGCAACTCgttagtaaattaattgacGACTTAACTCTGAAGGCTGTGGCGTACAATGAACTAAAGTTTAAGAAGAACGCAATTTCTTCTAACATGGAGGCCTCCATTATTTACAGGGACTTAACTTACGTTATCACTCCCGACGTTGTGGAAGACCCCAATGATTTCACTGACACTGAGCACTTGACAACGGTCGTTGTTTATGTTCCCGCGGGCTCGGAGAACGATTTTCTCAACTCGTACATGTCGTACTCAAAATACATAGTGCCCAACTCCGCTAAAAAGATCAACGTGGCTTCCAGCAATTTTACGCTCTGGCGCGTCGTTTTGTTTAAGTCCAGCTTAGAGAAGTTCATGGAGTCCTGCAAATCGAACAATTTCAACGTCCAGAAGTTCATTTACTCTGAGGAACGGTACAAACAGCTCCTGGAGGAGCAGTCTAAGATGGAGGCTGACACTCGGAGGCAGCAGGCCTTCCTATCGCGGATTTACGACGTTGCACACTCCGACATCTTCATCTACTGGATACACATCAAGGCCATGAGGATTTTTTGCGAAAGTGTTCTCAAATACGGCCTCCCAGTCCAGTTCAcctctttttttattttcccaGTTAGCTCCAAACAGGAACAACTACACAAGGTTCTATCGGAGATGCTGCCAAAATATTCCAAAGACGACTCATCTAGTCAGAAAGGTTCGTTTTCAGTTACAcattctttattttagaTAAGAACGACTCTCCTAATAACAAATTGGGCGATTACACTTTTCTGCCGTACGTTTTTTTGAACTTCAGACTTGTCGGGTGAactttatttcaaaatatattaaatcagtatatttttaaaaacttaATCCCATAAATCActgtaattttatattccCACTCGTTGCATCTtctttgtaaaatattttttattgattatCACCATGTTGACTAAGATTCCACTCAGGCCTCTATCTGGATTCCTctttaataatattcagAAGCgatttattgttaaatcCATGGAGACTGCCGATGAGTACAAGTCTATGATTTTACAGGATAAAATGGTTCTGGCCAAGTTTAGTGCGTCTTGGTGTAAGCCTTGTCAGAAGGCCAAGCCCGTCGTCGAGGAGCTGAGCAACGAACTCAcgagtttaaattttatagaAGTGGACGTCGATAATTTGCCTCAAATTGCTGATGAGGAGGGCGTTAAAACCATTCCCTTTTTCAAGTTATTCAAGGGCGGGAAGCTTCTGGACGAAGTCACAGGTTCGGTTAATTTTAGTCATTT is a window of Theileria orientalis strain Shintoku DNA, chromosome 2, complete genome DNA encoding:
- a CDS encoding vacuolar ATP synthase, giving the protein MKQEADECWLISYTNRDGGNREELYTLLKKQLMKNHTIHDIGLFDVPFDLRFKAFDNLLSCADELEKEDQTVESSLKRARQLAMDTDPKMELKVHYEGRQFTLSNYITRFSWDDRKFPKYLPLSENLKNLSQLVSKLIDDLTLKAVAYNELKFKKNAISSNMEASIIYRDLTYVITPDVVEDPNDFTDTEHLTTVVVYVPAGSENDFLNSYMSYSKYIVPNSAKKINVASSNFTLWRVVLFKSSLEKFMESCKSNNFNVQKFIYSEERYKQLLEEQSKMEADTRRQQAFLSRIYDVAHSDIFIYWIHIKAMRIFCESVLKYGLPVQFTSFFIFPVSSKQEQLHKVLSEMLPKYSKDDSSSQKDKNDSPNNKLGDYTFLPYVFLNFRLVG
- a CDS encoding thioredoxin, whose protein sequence is MLTKIPLRPLSGFLFNNIQKRFIVKSMETADEYKSMILQDKMVLAKFSASWCKPCQKAKPVVEELSNELTSLNFIEVDVDNLPQIADEEGVKTIPFFKLFKGGKLLDEVTGSVNFSHLDTSILGCDKSQLRDLISKHNNS